The nucleotide sequence ATTATCATATCATTAGGCAAATTCAAGTTTCAAGTCCAAATAATATTCTAGATGCTTATGGACTGATGTTGCACAATTTAAGTTTGATGTTGAAGTTGTTTcgacaaattcttttcttgcatatatTTCCATAATCCGATACATATTGGCCTGTAAATCGTTGGCAAACTAATCTAAAATTAACCAAACAGCTAAATTTTAGATTCAAATACCAAAAGATTATTGGGCTGGGCTAGATCTTTCTTTGGCCCATCtcaacttgattttttttttttctgagaacACTATATATGAAgattatcaatataatattcAGTCATAatcttctattaaattcatatgTTTAACATTAAGCTAAAGTTTTTATTAAACTACTCGAAAAACTAttccaatttatttttattaaatgatgCTTCTTGTTGCTATCATGCTTATTGCTCTGTGCATGGCCTTTCGTGGGCCCCCCCATCACAAACCCCACAAATCCATGGCTGAGGTCCCGCACCCAACCTTGCCTTCAAAGCCAAGCACAAAAAGCAACAACAATCATTCCCCCACCCCCATCATCCCCTGCATTAACACTCTTTTGATAACAATCCGAaaattccaaacattcaattgCACCCACCAAACCAAACCCCACTATGCGCACTCTCCCTTCGCTTAGCCTCAAAGCTAATTCCCCTACAAGACATGCTTCATTCCACACTCCCTTTCTCACCCTACTCCACCAACGCAAGAACATTGCACAAATCTATTCCACAGTAAacattctccctccctcccccccttTCAAGAACAGCAGCAACAACCACTACCACCATGCTCCCTTCTCTACTCCTCCCAgtactcctcctcttcctctccgttTCActaaccgccgccgccgccgccgccgccgccgcccggtGCACCACCTCCACCCCGATCAAGACCTATCAAAAATGCATGAACCTCCCCACGCAAGGCGCCTCCCTTGCATGGACTTACCACCCCCACAACGCCACCCTCGACCTCGCCTTCTCCGGCACCTTCATCTCCCCCTCCGGCTGGGTCGCGTGGGGCCTCAACCCCGACTCCCCCGCCATGACCGGCACCCGCGCCCTCGTTGCCTTCTCCGACCCCACCTCCGGcggcctcctccttctccccttCATCCTCGACCCCGGCGTCAAGCTCCAGCGCTCCCCCCTCGTCTCCCGCCCCCTCGACgtccccctcctctcctcctccgccaTGCTCCGCAGCGACAGCTCCGTCCGAGACGGCGCCGGCCTCCACATCTTCGCCACCCTCCGGCTCTCCCCCAACCGCACCCGCATCAACCACGTGTGGAACCACGGCCTCTACGTGCAGGGTTACTCCCCGACCATCCACCCGACGGCGCCGTCCGACCTCGCGTCGCGAGCCACCATCGACGTCGTCTCGACGGCCACGGAAGTGGGCCCGGCGGTGCCGAGCTGGTTCCGGTCGACGCATGCAGTGCTGAATGCGGCGTCATGGGGGTTTCTATTGCCGGTCGGGGTGACGGTGGCGCGGTACCTGAGGCAGTGCACGTCGGTGCGGCCCACGTGGTTCTACGGCCATGCGGCGGTGCAGATCGTCGGATTCTTGTTTGGGACCGCTGGGTTCTCGATGGGGATTATAATGGGGAGGGCGTCGCCGGGGGTGACATATACGCTGCACCGCGGGCTCGGGGTGGCGGCGTTTGTCACCGGGGGGCTGCAGGCGGCGGCGCTGCTGTTCCGGCCAAAGACCACGAATAGGTTCAGGAAGTACTGGAAGTCCTACCACCACTTTGTGGGGTATGGATGTGTCGTTTTAGGGGTGGTGAATGTTTTCCAGGGCTTTGAGGTGATGGAGCTCGGCGGGTCGTATTGGAAGCTGGGATACTGCTTGGTTTTGTCGACGCTGGTAGGGGTGTGCGTGGCGTTGGAGGCGAACGCGTGGGTGGTGTTTTGTAGGagggcggaggaggagaaggtcAGGAGGGAAGGGAGAGTGGAGGGGCATCAGGCGGTGAAGGGGAGTATAAGCATTTAGGTGACAGATTTTGCTGAGAAACGTTGAAGCATTTTTGATCTCCTTTGGGCTTTCTTATTTGTGTTTTGGATTTGTACTGATATTAGTTCTGCTCACAAGTTTGTTTAAGTGAGCTTGACAAACTATTTCATATGCCATAATGAATGCCTTCAGTTTCTTACAAATTTTCAGATCATTTTGGAGGTTTTCCATGAATGAATAAATCTTGAGAAAATCATATTATTTGTATTGTAACATGTATGGCAAAAACATGTGAATACATATTTATCCATTAATCTTCATAATTTTATCTAGGAGATCCATCTGGCCATTTACAATATATAGTTAGAATAGAAAAGCATGCTCACTTGTCCAACTTTGGCATGTGAGGACAAGATCACGAATACCTAAACAAAAAATATCTTCTATTTCTCTTAAGCATGTGCTCTACGTACCAtgcatttaaaaaaattaatgtgaAGTCTGAAATTGGTATTATGAAAAAATTACTAGTAAAATAGAACTAACATAATCACTATATTGATTATATATGTAAAAATTGGGTTGAACAAGAGAGACATTAATAAGGATAACAATAGCAGAGGGAGAGGATGCTATCTCAAATTTCAGATTAAATATTGAAATCATTTGCTAATTAAGCGACTCAATTATATGAACTTAGAATATAAAAGAGAGATAAATAAGGAAAAAGCTATTTGGAAGTtaaaattcatcaaaaaataaaatattttgaaatcCAACTATATTAAATATTCCTTATATTTTGAAATCCTGTTTGATAATTCAGATAAGGACATTTAATTATCAAGTCAAGATATTAGAAACATGGAAGaaaaaactagatcttttgagGAAATATTGTTTTAAAAATAGATTGAGTGGTCCTTCTTACAAGAATTGCTAATAAATACAGATTAAGTTAATTAAACACCTAAGTTAAGTTTTTAAATATGcattgttgggggaataagactTTTCCCCCCtaatgacacgaatgcccccgagaagccgcacaatcgccgaccctggacggccgaagtcggcgtccgacctcggaacgcccgacctcaagacatccgacctcgagacctccgacctaggaaaacCCTGATGTTCAAAGTCTACCCttatcagccacctactacggccatgcccctctgaggtccggccgaggaccatacTCTGACGCCCcccccggcatttattgcgcatggctactgtaaacctccagttcactcaacaattaatgcggatctccggcttactccacaattaatgcggatctccggcttactccacaattaatgcggatctccggcttactccacatttaatgcgcatggctcctgtcatctacggactctcagctctccacggcaagttagcccagcagagtctagtcaaccatgataagtctctgatctcggccatacctccgacaccaatgcaataattcgtctGGTAGCGTGCAAGCCCAGGTCGTACGAcgacctcaccgccgacatcaacgcaatgattcacctgatcgtgcgccgacctgaacaacatgccgagccgtactacggcctcgccccgttacatcacaggtaaaccgacccccgcctataaaagggaaccttggcCCCTTAAGTGGGGGGTGGGGGAAAAATTACGCACCCTACAAACACTATTCTTCTCCTCtctacactatttgccccctccctgacttgagcgtcggagggccggcgccggaaaacccggccaccggcttgtctgcaggcaccccagacggaggacgccgcccgccgacggatcgccgccccgccgtgaggacctgctgctccctctctccgaccaccccagacggaggacgccgcccgccgactggtcgccgccccgccgtggtgacctcccgctgctccctctcctcgaccgaagattgcccccgggtccaatttccagcaacagttggcgctagaggaagggaccgagtagcgatcatgaagttgagaagcaagggagcctccaacatctcccggcgtcccccgcaaagttcTGGACGCTCcatccagaattctccaactccggctgacccagttcctcaggtccagccggaacagttcaatgccctggtacagcaagtccaggccctggccgccgccgtccaaggcttACGGCGCGAGgaggctttaccgacgcttcccccgcaggcccaggtcctgccggaatttcctcccaacggcccggttctcccagGCCAGaaatttgcatggctcctccagagccaacaacgaagagcggacttccccccagagagagctacTGGGGGAAGATTTCGACaggagaccccaactttctgaggctgagtcagccccAGACCACCGCGAACCGGCACAGATCATGGCAACAATTCCGCGGgcgggggagctcgaccgaaaggttgagcatctggagcgccagattgcggcgctccacagcaagaaggcgaggcaagagggagactttgagttcactaccaagtcccccttctcccgccagatcgaggacgagccggttcccgcgaagttcaaaatgcctcaggtggagccctacagcggaatcaccaaccctctcgaccacttggagagctatcgggccctcatggccctacaagggtcctcggaggccatactttgcaaggccttcccagcaaccctccgagggaccgctcggctttggttttctggactgaagccgaacacggtatcctcttttgagcaactcggcaggcagttcgccaccaattttgctgccagccgacgccaacGACGGACGTCGGATTCCCTCTtggacatcaaacagaaagagggggaatctctcaaggagtacttggaccgCTTCACTGCCGCCACGTGGGAAGTCCGCGAGctggaccagtcaatagccatgtcggctctgaagactggggttcgctcctaccgattcctcttctccatcgagaagagctttccggccgacttcaccgagatgctggcccgagcccggaagtatgtcAAGGCCGAGGAAGCGGTTGCCTCCAAGCGGGGAGCGATTGAGCCCGcctcaaagaagcagaaaaagcgtcgcgaggaacgcggccgacaaaggagccgatcgccccgccgagagaagaatctcccccgGTTGAGGAGCCCACCACGGCAGCAGGAACGGCCTCAGCGGAggacccctcctcgaccgaggtccccgccacggcctcggacgtacccagggaggtacgagaactacacacctgtcaatgctccccgggccgagatcctgatggagatcgagggtcggaatttcttccgacccccgcctcccatgcgagacacgggagttccccgtaatcccaggaagtactgtcgcttccatCGAGACCGTGGGcatgacacggaggactgcttccagctccgggatgagatagaagcactcatccgtcggggagtactcaaccagttcgtgaggaaccgacatgaggaaaggaggccggcggagaatacCATACCGTCCGAGAATCCgaacgacaacaggcccattgccggcaccatcaacatgattgggagggcctcggcaggaacggccgctcagggaacacccccgaagcgcccacgcactgatgaagtcatctcgttctcggacgaggacttagaaggggtcgagacccctcatgatgacgctgtggtcatctctatgattgtaaataggtttgatgtaaagcgtgtcctagttgacaatggaagctcagccaacgttttgtattatcatgcctaccaaaaaatggggttgccagaaggacatctccggagaatTAATGCCCCACTGGTTGGGTTCAcaggggattcagtcccagttgaaggtgaggctagcttccttgtcacagttggcctcgctccccgggagagcactgtgaggacggacttcctggtggtccgtctgccctcggtctacaacgccatccttgggcgcccagggctaaacgcccttcgagccgtagtttcaacccgccatctgctcatgcggttccccaccggccaaggagtaggcgaggtccgtggAGACCAGCGGgttgccaagcaatgctacatggcggcccacggaGTAAAGCAACCAACCGGGGCAACGATTCAGCCAACGGGCCCCTCAttacccatagaaaccctcgatgcgagggacaccccttgaaagaagcaagtagagcccggtgagcttcttgttcaagttccactacgagaaaatttttctgagctaactgtgcaggtcggctccggccttggcgcCTGCGAGAGGGAccacctcgtcagcttcctgcgggacaacgctgacgtcttcgcctggtcgcccgcggacgtgccaggaattgactctgaggtcatggtccatcgGCTCCAGGTGAAGCCAACTAGCAGACCtgtgaagcagaagaaaaggggctccGCCCCAGAACGACAACgggctgcggccgaggaggtggacaaactcctcggagccggcttcatccgggaggtctcctacccggactggctcgccaatgtagtcctcgtaaagaaggccaatgggaaatggcgcatgtgcgtggactacaccgacctgaacaaggcctgcccgaaagacagcttccccctcccgagcatcgatcagctcgtcgactccacctcaggacaccaactgctaacttttatggacgccttttcagggtattatcaaatccgaatggcgccggaagacgaggaaaagacggccttcatcaccgacaagggcacctactgctataaggtgatgcccttcggcctgaagaatgctggagccacctatcagaggctggtcagccaaattttcaaagatcagattggccgaaatatggaagtctacatggacgacatgctggtgaaaagccgagcggtggagcaccatgtagctgacctcaacgagacattctccaagctcaggagataccgaatgaagctcaacccggcgaagtgcgcgttcggagtcacctcgggcaaattcctgggtttcatagtcacCCAACGTGGAATTGAAGCCAATCCCGAGAAAATCCAAGCGCTGTAAGAAATGGCGCCTCCGAaaacagttaaggaggtgcagcggcttgcAGGGCGGGTTGCCGCCTTGGGAAAGTTCGTCTCCcggtcagccgagcgctgcctccctttcttcaagagcctcaagcggccgaaagacttccgatagtcagaagaatgccagcgagcctttgaagagctccggagccttctggcctctcccccgctgctcaccaagccccagaagggcgaagtcctttatttatacctggccgtctccccagttgcaatgagctcagtcctcgtccgggaagaggacaagctccaaaagccggtctattacaccagccgggtcctcaggaatgctgagacccgatactccaaacttgagaagaccatcttcgctctcatcatctcggctcggagactcaggcctaacttccaagcccacataatagctatactgaccgaccagcctatgaagcaaatattgcaaaggtcagatcgtgcggggaggatcgccaaatgggcggtcgagctcggagaatttgacctcgaatatcggcccaagCCGgccatcaaagctcagatactcgccgacttcatcgtggaatgtaccctgccggacgaccccgagttgcCTCCCGTATCCACGGAGGAAGCACCGAGGCCACCATGGGTCCtacactcggacgggtcttcaacctcggggggtagcggattcgggctcatcctcaccagtccagatggagtgatggccgagcaagccttgcgcctcgaatttccagcctcgaacaacgaggctgaatacgaggctctcatcgccgggctcaagctggcgaaagaactgaaagtggaGGACCTAAaagccttcagcgactcccagctggtagtgaaccagatccagggagactttgaagctaaagagccatccatgcaaaagtatctccaaaaggtgcgggaactcacgtTTGCCCTAAACTCCTTCAGtattcagtacattcccagagcggaaaacctcagggcagaccagctgtccaaattggcaacctcccgcatgagcgagcttcccaagggaacaacgcTCGAATATCTTCaggtccccagcacggaggaacctgagcccgccatgtgcatcgactccgagccaagctggatcgacgggttcgTTTGCTATCTCCAAGACGGgaccctacctcatgacgagacagaagctcgccgaatcaagcgccaagccccccggtatgtcttgtacgagaatagactttatcgtcgatcatttacttctcccctgcttagatgcctccgcccctccgaggcggactacgctctccgagaggtccatgaaggaatctgcggaaatcacctggggggtcgggctctggcccataagatcctgcggcaaggatattactgaCCCACACTCCAGAGGGATgcaacagatttcgtccgcaagtgcgacCGATGTCAACGGAACgctaatatccagcgccgaccttcggccctgctgacctccatcatcgccccctggccgtttgcccaatgggggatcgacatcctggggccctttcccctggctaccggacagagaaagttcatggtcgtctccatcgactacttcaccaaatgggtcgaagccgagcctgtggcccggatcaccgagcaaaagatgcgggacttcgtatggaagtccataatttgcagattcgggctacctcgtatccttatatccgacaatggtCGGCAGTTTGACAATGtccatttcagaaaattttgctctgagctcggcattgaccaccgcttcacctcggttgcccatccccagacaaacgaggagactgaggtaactaaccgtactattttgcagggactcaaggctaggcttgatcggtccaaaggacagtgggtcgaggacttgtacaatgtcctttgggcgtatcggaccacgttccgactgcccacgggagagacccccttcaacctagcatacggcactgaggccgtcatcccgttagagatcggcctgccttctccaagggtggagcaatatgaccccgacaccaattcttcctagctcaggagcaatttgaacctcgtcgaagagacacgagaggtcgcccgggtccgtATGGCAAGATACTAACagagaacggcccaatactacaactccagagtcaagcccaagctcttcaaagcaggggacctcgtcctcaggagagccgaggcttctcaaccgaccgagcaaggaaagctcgccccgaattgggaagggccatatcaaatcgcccgagtacaacgacccggagcatacaaattgaagtccctagaggggaccctgatcccgcgaagctggaactccgagaatctacgaatgtactaccagtgaaacccctaggggttcaaaACAATCAGGGCAATAGACTCGGCCTCTTTTCTGCAAATAATTCTCCCATTTTGATAATCATAATTCGTTTCTAgtgttgggtcgtctgtgatccccAGATCCTCCgaccaaaatcgggatgcctcgaggttcgaccgtagagtcccaaactccctcgacctcgggaagtatcgcaggacgatgGAACATCGACTTGGCGCAagattccctcgactaaggtcgggatgccccgagggtcgaccgtagagtctcaaacttcctcgacctcggaaagcatcgcaggtcgatagcgcgtgcccagacccatcgacctgacgaacgatccctcgactaaggtcgggatgccccgagggtcgaccatagagtcccaaactccctcgacctcggaaagcgtcgcaggtcgatagcgcgtgcccagacccatcgacctgacgaacgatccctcgactaaggtcgggatgccccgaggatcgaccgtagagtcccaaactccctcgacctcgggaagcgtcgcaggtcgatagcgcgtgcccagacccatcgacctgacgaacgatccctcgactaaggtcgggatgccccgagggtcgaccgtagagtcccaaactccctcgaccccgggaagcgtcgcaggtcgatagcgtgtgcccagacccatcgacctgacgaacgatccctcgactaaggtcgggatgccccgagggtcgaccgtagagtcccaaactccctcgacctcgggaagcgtcgcaggtcgatagcgcgtgcccagacccatcgacctgacgaacgatccctcgactaaggtcgggatgccccgagggtcgaccgtagagtcccaaactccctcgacctcggaaagcatcgcaggtcgatagagcgtgcccagacccgtcaacctgacgaacgatccctcgactgaggtcggaatgccccgagaatcgaccgtagagtcccaaactccctcgatctcGGGATGCACCACAGGTCGGCAAAGCGTACTCAAACCCGCCGACCCGACACAAGactcctcgaccaaggttggggcgccccgaggtccgaccatagggtctCAAGCTCCCTTGACCTCGAAAGGAGttacaaatcaataaagcctccccagatcctctcaacttcgGTGGGCGTCGTCGGGTCCgcgagaagcccgagcccccttacaagtcaaaaatgactccggaagtcgacgaggaagggaagcaacCAACTCCGCCATGTGGAGCACAACTCTAAGAACGCAAGAGGTACATCTAACTCGATGCCCccccttgtcaaattttatctacatactgCTAAGCGGAGTTTCATCCAACGTTGGAGTCTCATCTCGCCCAAAGTCGGGCTACTCCAAtaggtcggcttaagaccgatctcCTAACAATATTATGCATGCTCCGCTCGTCAAATCTCCACAACTTATACAGTCTTCACaaattagggcccaactcggcccccATACCTAGACTCCGATGTCTAGCTGGGAAAATGATCCCGACTGCGGGCGTACCAGTCGAACACAAAGATGCCGAGGCAATCTTTGAAAGTTccagccttgctcaccgaaatctcggcagagtccgagaacgatagctatgaaaaccttcggcgataattcgactattagcccgcgctccctacgaAGTATCCGGAAGCcgagttcggaaacccgaccAGACTCCCCGAATAGCGACACGTACAGACCCAGCCCGGTCTTACTCGAAGGGCTAAAGCCCGACCCCGATGCCTTAAGAACCTAAAGGCCAGGCATGGCAACTTCTGCGATTCTAAGATCCAAGTTGTAGGACTTggaaaaattttctaaaaaacctGGGCTCAGAGCTCCCTTGGGTCGGGATGACTGGAatccgagaaagccaagataTAGCCCACGAAAAAGGGCGACTTCGTTAAGCAGCTCGAAAACTAAAATACAAAGTTAAGAGTCGGAGGAACGATAGATTAAGGCTTTGGCCTCATTCACGacaaaggataaggaagaagaaTGAAGTAATAAAAGAGACCTTTCATTGATAaggggccggaaggccaattacaaaattggaggaCGGCCATTCAAAagccgacctcggatacaatgaaaaaagaaaaaaaatatacgcCAAGTTTTAAGCGGCGGCAGCAACATCCGCGGGGTCGTCCACGGTGATGACCTCGGGACCTTCAGctggcacaggctcggggtcggtggcaggggcctcgggtgccgcctccgggacgccgtccgtctcggccaccctcgtcgaaggctcggcggggtcgtGTTCATACAATCTTGCCTCGGATGTCAAAATGGCAGGAAGGTCTTCCGTGTCGGACCCGTAGCCCAGGTTCAttctcggacggaccgtcgagagaTCGAACTGGGGGCAGAACCGGGCCATCTGCtgccggaagttctcgaaaccCCGGAGAAACCCgtccaccgtctcctcctcgagcatgtcgcggaactcctgcGACCCCTTGAAGAGATCCACGGCGTTCTCGGCTCGCTCGAgcgccctcctctcccgggcctcgagctgctcgatcTTAAGGCGGGAGACTCCGCCTTCATACTTGAGGCCCGCGACTTCTGATTGGACCTCCCCCAGGCGCGCCTCTGAGGCGCGTAGAGCCGACCTGGTCAAGGCGTGGGCGGCTCTTTCCTCCTCGAGCGCCCCCGCCATAGCAAGGCGCCCggccttggtggcctccttccgAGCCTCGGACTCGGCCAgagccgcctccagctcggcgatccTTTTCTTAGCCGACTCCAACTGCCGGCTGACCCGCCGGGTCTCTTCCTGACATCCCTGGGCGATGAACACCAGGGTGTCGAGCTCGTGAACATGctgtaaagaaagagacaaaatgaTCGTGAGTTAAAAACATATGGATTCGCTAATAACTTTAAGGAAATCGAGAAAAGgacttacccgggcggtgttgcagtaGGTACTGTCAACGACCTCTTCCAGCGAAATGTTCCGGAATTCGGCCCGGTCCGccggaagcatcgcacgccgGAACACGGCGTGTGCGACCTCAGCATCATGAATAGCTGAACTCTCCTCGGGGATAGGGGAGTCCAGCTCATCCGACTCCTCTTGAAAGTACCTTGAGGAGCTCGGCACGTCCGGCCTCGGGATCTCGGGGCCGCTTGCTTCAGGGCCCCTGGTCGGCTCGGGCCCCGAGCGCTGTGAGGAACCCGAAGCCGGGCCCTCCCGCTGGGCAATGGGGGCAAGGCAAGGAGGGGCCGCTGGGCCCGCGTCGCTGACGACCCgcgcccgcctcgggtcggctgtggaggcccccgcctcggggccactcgtcccggccgacctcgccttcttccgaggctggggcatagctcccccggcctcggcctcacgCCTCCTCAGGCGGGAGAAGAGGGACACGTTGCTGGTTGGCAGGTGAGGGATGTCTGAAACCAAAAATTTTCCAAGtgttagaccaataaaagcaaaaagaaagaacagACAAGAAGGTAATGCAACTGCTCTTACCCTCgaggcgcgccgagctcagacccacgctcgccagggcgtcctcccgtaggagctcggtcaggtcgtaccCCTTTCCGAGGGCCCGCAGAGAGTCCAGAACCCTCTGCTCTCTCCCCGAGGGCTCGAAAAGCTTGTTGAGGGTCTTCAAccgagggtgtccccacctcggattgaacccccacggcgcctcggacgccaaaaagaaaaacttccccttccactcatgaatagaggaaggggccccATGAAAAAGCGACATACCGCCTCggaaggcgaagtatagccactccgcgtctgccgggttcttctttaataAGAAACACCGACGGAAGACGCCCACGAtaatcgggatcccgtgcccgagaCACAGGGAGAGGAACCCGATGATGGTtctccatgagttcggagcgagctgtgcTGGAACGAGTTGGTACTCGACCAGCAAGTCGTTCACGAACCTGTGGACGGGGAACCGCAGGCCAGCCCAGAGGGTCTCGCGGTGAACCGCGattcgacctgggggcggccgcgtcaccctATCTTCCGGCCCCGCggtttcaaggcgaaacccgggctggaagaaaaaTCGGGAGCGTATTAACTCCACCTCCTCCCCCGACAA is from Phoenix dactylifera cultivar Barhee BC4 chromosome 6, palm_55x_up_171113_PBpolish2nd_filt_p, whole genome shotgun sequence and encodes:
- the LOC103699464 gene encoding cytochrome b561 and DOMON domain-containing protein At2g04850; translation: MLPSLLLPVLLLFLSVSLTAAAAAAAAARCTTSTPIKTYQKCMNLPTQGASLAWTYHPHNATLDLAFSGTFISPSGWVAWGLNPDSPAMTGTRALVAFSDPTSGGLLLLPFILDPGVKLQRSPLVSRPLDVPLLSSSAMLRSDSSVRDGAGLHIFATLRLSPNRTRINHVWNHGLYVQGYSPTIHPTAPSDLASRATIDVVSTATEVGPAVPSWFRSTHAVLNAASWGFLLPVGVTVARYLRQCTSVRPTWFYGHAAVQIVGFLFGTAGFSMGIIMGRASPGVTYTLHRGLGVAAFVTGGLQAAALLFRPKTTNRFRKYWKSYHHFVGYGCVVLGVVNVFQGFEVMELGGSYWKLGYCLVLSTLVGVCVALEANAWVVFCRRAEEEKVRREGRVEGHQAVKGSISI